In Horticoccus luteus, the following proteins share a genomic window:
- a CDS encoding mechanosensitive ion channel family protein, whose translation MNTSLTGKNFLDRFSTSVTEHMSGWLKHWFGPGADQRIFGAVTWADVGVALCFVVLVLFVNLVALGYVRGKLHKTAQAPEGEKISHHVFHALGKPLYALIWIYGIYFAATPLLVKGKPDENTSVLREGFDKAFNLAVFAVLFWAFFRFTRVLEARLMVWAARSDSRFDDLFVPLLGKCLRVLLPVLGIIFALPLLNLPPDYAGILGKGTSILLIVAVAVILFQSVNLGEKAVLTKFDVKVSDNLRARKIYTQVHVISKVAYAIIALFTIASVLMLFAEVRQFGASILASAGVIGIVIGFAAQKTISNLFAGFQIAMTQPIRLDDVVIVENEWGRVEEITLTYVIVHIWDDRRLVVPLSYFIEKPFQNWTRASAQLLGSVYLWVDFTLPLDEVRAALKKIIEPHPLWDKRFWNLQVSDATEKTMQLRVLATTADSSKGWDLRCAIREQLIAYVQKNHPNSLPRFRTEIGGPPGGLLLAQPEAGVGQATVPGGRSSVAGREAADDANHAPDSQAQGAG comes from the coding sequence ATGAATACCAGCCTGACAGGGAAAAACTTTCTGGACCGATTTTCCACTTCGGTGACGGAGCACATGAGCGGGTGGCTGAAGCATTGGTTCGGCCCCGGCGCGGACCAGCGGATTTTCGGTGCGGTGACGTGGGCCGACGTGGGCGTCGCGTTGTGTTTTGTGGTGTTGGTATTGTTCGTGAACCTGGTCGCGCTGGGCTATGTGCGAGGCAAGTTGCACAAGACGGCGCAGGCGCCGGAGGGAGAGAAGATTTCCCATCACGTTTTTCACGCGCTGGGGAAGCCGTTGTATGCGTTGATCTGGATTTACGGGATCTATTTCGCGGCCACCCCGCTGTTGGTGAAAGGAAAGCCGGATGAGAACACATCGGTGCTGCGGGAGGGCTTCGACAAGGCGTTTAACCTCGCGGTGTTCGCCGTGTTGTTTTGGGCGTTCTTCCGGTTCACGCGGGTGCTGGAGGCGCGGTTGATGGTGTGGGCGGCGCGCTCGGACAGCCGGTTCGATGATTTGTTTGTGCCGTTGCTCGGCAAGTGTCTGCGCGTGTTGCTGCCGGTGCTCGGGATCATCTTTGCGCTGCCGCTGCTCAACCTGCCGCCGGATTACGCGGGCATCCTCGGGAAGGGGACGAGCATTCTGCTGATCGTGGCAGTGGCGGTGATTCTTTTTCAGTCGGTCAACCTGGGCGAAAAGGCGGTGTTGACGAAGTTCGACGTGAAGGTCTCCGACAATTTGCGCGCGCGGAAAATTTACACGCAGGTCCACGTGATCAGCAAAGTGGCCTACGCCATCATCGCGTTGTTCACGATCGCCTCGGTGCTGATGTTGTTTGCGGAAGTGCGGCAGTTCGGGGCGAGCATCCTGGCGTCGGCCGGCGTGATCGGCATCGTGATCGGTTTCGCGGCGCAGAAGACGATTTCCAATTTGTTCGCGGGCTTCCAGATCGCGATGACGCAGCCGATCCGGTTGGACGACGTCGTCATTGTAGAGAACGAGTGGGGACGGGTGGAGGAGATCACGTTGACCTACGTGATTGTGCACATCTGGGACGATCGGCGGCTGGTGGTGCCGTTAAGTTATTTCATTGAGAAGCCGTTTCAAAACTGGACGCGCGCCTCGGCGCAATTGCTGGGGTCGGTGTATCTGTGGGTGGATTTCACCCTGCCGCTGGATGAGGTGCGTGCGGCGCTCAAAAAGATCATCGAACCGCATCCGCTGTGGGATAAACGTTTTTGGAATCTGCAGGTGTCGGACGCGACGGAGAAGACGATGCAGCTCCGCGTGCTGGCGACGACGGCGGATTCGTCGAAGGGCTGGGATTTGCGGTGCGCGATCCGCGAACAGCTCATCGCCTATGTGCAGAAAAACCATCCGAACAGCCTGCCGCGGTTTCGCACGGAGATCGGCGGCCCGCCGGGAGGCTTGTTGCTGGCGCAGCCGGAGGCAGGCGTGGGGCAGGCCACGGTGCCGGGCGGACGTTCCTCGGTTGCTGGAAGAGAGGCCGCGGACGATGCGAATCACGCGCCAGATAGTCAGGCGCAAGGTGCGGGTTGA
- a CDS encoding N-acetylmuramoyl-L-alanine amidase produces MVLALGVSAAATTWAGESISRATPQRPARAAAGGAVAWQIAGKTLNGVDYVDLASVAEALGLKWAWNAAGSRVVLSGEGAEAELAPNARETVINGMRVFLGQPVLSGHGKLFVSRTDFEKNLAPLLRPGAGVARLARPRVIVLDPGHGGRDHGTSTYEKTYALDVARRAKPLLEAAGFRVVLTRTEDAFVSLPERAVIANTSHADVFVSIHFNALPKDTKTSGLEIFTFAPVGQRSTDSWSPGKADDREDEASPGNRCDYWNSVLAHALQNRMSKDLKTFDRGKKQAHWSVLRPLHCPGVLVECGFLTSATEAKKIGTEAYRQRLAETLVAGLVDYAATVAPARR; encoded by the coding sequence GTGGTGTTGGCCCTCGGCGTGAGCGCTGCGGCGACGACGTGGGCGGGAGAGTCCATCTCGCGGGCGACGCCGCAACGACCGGCGCGGGCGGCGGCCGGCGGGGCGGTGGCGTGGCAAATCGCCGGCAAGACGTTGAATGGAGTCGATTACGTGGACCTGGCGTCGGTGGCGGAAGCGCTGGGGCTCAAGTGGGCGTGGAATGCGGCGGGCTCGCGCGTGGTGCTGTCGGGCGAGGGCGCGGAGGCGGAGCTCGCGCCGAACGCGCGCGAAACCGTGATCAACGGGATGCGCGTTTTTCTGGGGCAACCGGTGTTGAGCGGCCATGGGAAATTATTTGTGAGCCGGACGGACTTCGAAAAAAACCTGGCGCCGTTGCTGCGTCCGGGTGCGGGCGTGGCGCGGCTGGCGCGGCCGCGGGTGATCGTGCTTGATCCGGGGCATGGCGGGCGCGACCACGGCACGAGCACTTATGAGAAAACCTATGCGCTCGACGTGGCGCGGCGGGCGAAACCGTTGCTCGAAGCGGCGGGGTTTCGCGTGGTGCTGACGCGCACGGAGGATGCTTTTGTGAGTCTGCCGGAGCGCGCGGTCATCGCCAACACGAGTCACGCGGATGTGTTTGTAAGCATCCATTTCAACGCGCTGCCGAAGGACACGAAGACATCGGGCTTGGAAATTTTCACGTTTGCACCGGTGGGCCAGCGTTCGACGGATTCGTGGAGTCCGGGCAAGGCGGATGATCGGGAGGATGAGGCCTCGCCGGGCAACCGTTGCGACTACTGGAACAGCGTGCTGGCGCATGCGCTGCAGAACCGGATGAGCAAGGATTTGAAGACCTTCGATCGCGGAAAAAAACAGGCGCACTGGAGTGTCCTGCGGCCGCTGCATTGCCCGGGAGTGCTGGTGGAGTGCGGGTTTCTCACGAGTGCGACCGAGGCGAAAAAGATCGGCACGGAGGCCTATCGGCAACGGCTCGCCGAGACCTTGGTGGCGGGCTTGGTGGATTACGCGGCGACCGTTGCGCCGGCGCGGCGGTGA
- a CDS encoding sterol desaturase family protein, whose amino-acid sequence MDTLLISCLAGLAMMVVERVVPGTRLPKVPGWLWRAVALNLGQIAVVIVAGRTWNHWLQGFSLLHATRWPDWIAALCAYLFSTLVFYWWHRIRHESPFWWRFAHQIHHSAARLEILTSFYKHPFEILVNSILSALIVYPLMGCSTVQGAYYTLLIAVGEMFYHWNIHTPRWIGHFFQRPESHRIHHQRDRHAKNYSDLPVWDKLWGTFSNPTNGDKIACGFRDQREVQLRPLLAAREVDIARLSEPLEFRPWCLGCGKRSRCERALESATAAASRRE is encoded by the coding sequence ATGGATACCCTGCTAATCTCCTGCCTCGCCGGGCTTGCAATGATGGTGGTGGAGCGAGTGGTGCCTGGCACGCGATTGCCCAAAGTGCCAGGCTGGCTCTGGCGGGCTGTCGCGCTCAACCTCGGCCAGATCGCCGTCGTGATCGTCGCCGGACGCACATGGAACCACTGGCTTCAAGGCTTCTCGCTGCTGCACGCCACCCGCTGGCCCGACTGGATAGCCGCGCTTTGTGCATATCTTTTTTCCACGCTCGTTTTCTATTGGTGGCACCGTATTCGCCACGAGTCGCCTTTCTGGTGGCGGTTCGCCCATCAAATCCACCATTCGGCCGCCCGCCTCGAAATCCTCACCTCGTTCTATAAACACCCGTTCGAGATTCTCGTAAATTCGATCCTCAGCGCGTTGATCGTTTACCCGTTGATGGGCTGCTCGACCGTCCAAGGCGCTTACTACACGCTGCTCATCGCCGTCGGAGAAATGTTTTATCATTGGAATATCCACACGCCGCGCTGGATCGGTCATTTTTTCCAACGCCCCGAGTCGCACCGCATTCACCATCAGCGCGATCGCCACGCCAAAAACTATTCCGATCTGCCGGTGTGGGATAAACTGTGGGGCACTTTTTCCAATCCGACCAACGGCGATAAAATCGCCTGCGGCTTCCGCGACCAACGCGAAGTGCAACTGCGCCCCTTGCTCGCCGCGCGCGAAGTGGATATCGCCCGCCTGTCGGAGCCGCTGGAGTTTCGTCCGTGGTGCCTCGGCTGCGGCAAACGCAGCCGCTGCGAACGCGCCCTCGAGTCCGCGACCGCCGCCGCCTCTCGCCGCGAGTGA
- a CDS encoding phytanoyl-CoA dioxygenase family protein: MLPERPDAAMIERYREDGYLAFASALTAEEVAEASDGINQLVRKYAFNDALTEHVGGGDREGSYGKAIKNGRGMLFKSRTSDFHFQVEGGYEARADRLDELADNIRKFQSYDMELPIYDYLAHRHPKLRALLGAVLGEDYAAYSSMALCKPAGGGAEKPWHQDLAYFAVNRFDGVAGVWIALDRAIVANGCMHVIPGGHRRGPRKHEWSRVDCEITTAEIDPAEAVAIELPPGGVLLFDGLLPHETPANQSPLRRRALQFHYRSAATQVVPREEYQKKFTGPEGIFIGCDYSKLATKE, translated from the coding sequence GTGTTGCCTGAGCGTCCCGACGCCGCGATGATCGAGCGTTATCGCGAGGACGGTTATCTGGCGTTTGCGTCGGCGCTGACGGCGGAGGAGGTGGCGGAGGCGTCGGACGGCATCAACCAGCTCGTGCGCAAATACGCGTTTAACGATGCATTGACGGAGCACGTGGGCGGCGGCGATCGCGAGGGGAGTTATGGGAAGGCGATCAAGAACGGGCGGGGGATGTTGTTCAAAAGCCGCACGTCGGATTTCCATTTTCAGGTCGAGGGTGGTTACGAGGCGCGGGCGGACCGGTTGGACGAGCTGGCGGATAACATCCGGAAGTTTCAGTCCTACGACATGGAGCTGCCGATCTACGATTATCTGGCGCACCGGCACCCGAAGTTGCGCGCGCTGCTGGGGGCGGTGCTGGGCGAGGACTACGCGGCGTATTCGAGCATGGCGTTGTGCAAGCCGGCGGGCGGCGGGGCGGAAAAGCCGTGGCATCAGGATTTGGCGTATTTTGCGGTGAACCGGTTCGACGGAGTGGCGGGCGTGTGGATCGCGCTCGACCGGGCGATCGTGGCGAACGGTTGCATGCACGTGATCCCGGGCGGACATCGGCGCGGGCCGCGGAAGCACGAGTGGAGTCGCGTGGACTGCGAAATCACGACGGCGGAGATCGATCCGGCCGAGGCGGTCGCGATCGAGCTGCCGCCGGGTGGGGTGCTGCTCTTCGACGGCCTGCTGCCGCACGAGACGCCGGCGAATCAATCGCCGCTCCGCCGCCGCGCGCTGCAATTTCACTACCGGAGTGCGGCGACGCAGGTCGTGCCGCGCGAAGAATACCAAAAGAAGTTCACCGGCCCGGAGGGGATTTTCATCGGCTGCGATTACTCGAAGCTGGCGACGAAGGAGTAA
- the ade gene encoding adenine deaminase, whose translation MPASPLRRLSGQIVDVHARRTYPGTVEWRAGRITRLVADPAVRERHLILPGFVDAHIHIESSLLPPAEFARLAVVHGTVATVSDPHEIANVLGPRGVVYMIRDGQRTPFKFNFGAPSCVPATTFETAGATLDAAAVSRLLARRDIRYLAEVMNFPGVLAGDPSLRAMIAAAHARGKQIDGHAPGLRGAQAAAYAAAGPTTDHECFTLEEAHDKLAAGMKILIREGSAARNFAALAPLLRTHPDRVMFCCDDLHPDLLIRRHLDEHVRRALATGADRFDVLRCASVNPVEHYDLDVGLLRAGDPADFIVVDNWRSFRVRRTYLRGELVAAAGRSRLPRQPSATPNQFRARARTAADFAVPAAAGTTLNIIEAINGQLISRHLREPARVVAGHAVTDLPRDLLKIAVVNRYTPRAPLAIGFIRGFGLRAGALASSVAHDSHNIVAVGADDASLAAAVNLVIAHRGGLSVVGRGRRAVLPLPIAGLMSDRDGRTVARRYTALDHLAKRLGSKLDAPFMTLSFMALLVIPDLKLSDRGLFSATRWNFVPPTEPL comes from the coding sequence ATGCCCGCATCGCCCCTGCGCCGCCTCTCCGGCCAGATCGTCGACGTCCACGCCCGTCGCACTTATCCCGGCACCGTCGAATGGCGCGCCGGCCGCATCACGCGCCTCGTTGCCGACCCGGCCGTTCGCGAACGCCACCTCATCCTCCCCGGCTTCGTCGATGCGCACATCCACATCGAAAGCTCCCTCCTGCCACCCGCCGAGTTCGCGCGCCTCGCCGTCGTCCACGGCACCGTCGCCACCGTCTCCGACCCGCACGAAATCGCCAACGTCCTCGGCCCGCGCGGTGTCGTTTACATGATCCGCGATGGGCAACGCACGCCCTTCAAGTTCAACTTCGGCGCGCCTTCGTGCGTGCCCGCCACCACCTTCGAAACCGCCGGCGCCACGCTCGATGCCGCTGCGGTTTCCCGCCTCCTCGCGCGGCGCGACATCCGCTACCTCGCCGAGGTGATGAACTTCCCCGGCGTCCTCGCCGGCGATCCTTCGCTCCGCGCGATGATCGCCGCCGCTCACGCCCGCGGGAAACAAATCGACGGCCACGCGCCCGGCCTGCGGGGCGCGCAAGCCGCCGCCTATGCCGCCGCCGGGCCGACCACCGACCACGAGTGTTTCACCCTCGAAGAAGCCCACGACAAACTCGCCGCCGGCATGAAGATCCTCATCCGCGAAGGCTCCGCCGCGCGCAACTTCGCCGCCCTTGCGCCGCTCCTGCGCACGCACCCCGACCGCGTGATGTTCTGCTGCGACGATCTCCACCCCGACCTCCTCATCCGCCGCCACCTCGACGAACACGTCCGCCGCGCGCTCGCCACCGGCGCCGATCGTTTCGACGTGCTCCGCTGCGCCAGCGTCAACCCCGTCGAGCACTACGACCTCGACGTCGGCCTGTTGCGCGCCGGCGATCCCGCCGACTTCATCGTCGTGGACAACTGGCGCTCGTTCCGCGTCCGCCGCACTTACCTGCGCGGCGAACTCGTCGCCGCCGCCGGCCGCTCGCGCCTCCCGCGCCAACCCTCTGCGACGCCGAATCAGTTTCGCGCCCGCGCGCGCACCGCCGCCGATTTCGCCGTGCCCGCCGCCGCCGGCACGACGTTGAACATCATCGAAGCCATTAACGGCCAGCTCATCTCCCGTCATCTCCGCGAACCCGCCCGCGTCGTCGCCGGCCACGCCGTCACCGACCTCCCGCGCGACCTCCTCAAAATCGCCGTCGTCAACCGCTACACGCCGCGCGCTCCCCTCGCGATCGGCTTCATCCGCGGCTTCGGCCTCCGCGCCGGCGCCCTCGCCTCCTCGGTCGCCCACGACTCGCACAACATCGTGGCGGTCGGCGCGGACGACGCCTCGCTCGCCGCCGCCGTCAACCTCGTCATCGCCCACCGCGGCGGCCTCAGCGTCGTCGGCCGCGGGCGCCGTGCCGTGCTGCCGCTGCCGATCGCCGGGCTCATGTCCGACCGCGACGGCCGCACCGTGGCGCGCCGCTACACCGCGCTCGATCACCTCGCGAAACGCCTCGGCTCAAAACTCGACGCTCCCTTCATGACGCTCTCCTTCATGGCGCTCCTCGTGATCCCCGATCTGAAACTCAGCGACCGCGGCCTCTTCTCCGCTACCCGTTGGAATTTCGTTCCACCCACCGAGCCGCTCTGA
- a CDS encoding exosortase/archaeosortase family protein, with amino-acid sequence MSGVRQADPAFAGRVLWLVALAAAALLLGPLSRAWALAPDLGHGWAAPMLIAYLWWERWPQRPGLRAARAVGAGSWVALGVCLMVALALRLLLTPYPLWPVAVIVYTALLIGLALVAAAQVAGAAGVRWLGGPLLVLIAVLPWPGAVERALILPVREAIASLVAEISNLAGHPALAAGTSVRLAGGWVGIDEACGGIRSLQAAVMTALFFGEWLRLPWRRRVVLIAAGGMAAVVGNFGRVLFLSWRAESGDLARWHDGAGWVALGFSLVVTGLVGWRCRSRAGRKAEAGKPGAATMKAQPPAPVVSKSVPTGILIWMVTAVVVLGGIEAGTRAWYARGKARWRTTVPQWTVRFPEANPTLRHVPLGESAREMLRPDVFASASWRERDQAERSANYIVWRTGQVARSAPFLHNPTICLPYSGCELEEELGVINVSWAHGEIPFHTYIFRRMDDTLLVAFALWDPGRGGPLQSRGGGWMGWWRDQWRDVREARQDQPAQLFSYAIAGRGGRDRLAKDLSALIRPVE; translated from the coding sequence ATGAGTGGCGTGCGTCAGGCGGATCCGGCTTTTGCGGGCAGGGTGTTGTGGCTGGTCGCACTCGCAGCGGCCGCGTTGCTGCTGGGGCCGTTGTCGCGCGCATGGGCTTTGGCGCCCGATCTGGGGCACGGGTGGGCGGCGCCGATGTTGATCGCGTATTTGTGGTGGGAGCGCTGGCCGCAGCGGCCGGGCTTGAGGGCGGCGCGGGCGGTGGGTGCGGGGAGCTGGGTGGCGTTGGGAGTGTGCCTGATGGTGGCGTTGGCGCTGCGCTTGCTGCTCACGCCTTATCCGCTCTGGCCGGTGGCGGTGATTGTTTATACGGCGCTGTTGATCGGGCTGGCACTGGTGGCGGCGGCGCAGGTGGCGGGCGCGGCGGGCGTGCGCTGGCTGGGTGGGCCCTTGCTGGTGTTGATCGCGGTGTTGCCGTGGCCGGGGGCCGTGGAACGCGCGCTGATTCTGCCGGTTCGCGAGGCGATCGCATCGCTCGTGGCGGAGATCAGCAACCTCGCGGGCCATCCGGCGTTGGCGGCGGGCACAAGTGTGCGGCTGGCTGGCGGGTGGGTGGGCATCGACGAGGCGTGTGGTGGCATTCGTTCGCTGCAAGCGGCGGTGATGACGGCGTTGTTTTTTGGCGAGTGGCTGCGTCTGCCGTGGCGGCGGCGGGTGGTATTGATCGCGGCGGGGGGGATGGCGGCAGTCGTGGGTAATTTCGGGCGCGTGCTCTTCCTGTCGTGGCGGGCCGAGAGTGGGGATTTGGCGCGCTGGCACGACGGCGCGGGCTGGGTCGCGTTGGGCTTTTCGCTCGTGGTGACGGGGTTGGTGGGCTGGCGGTGTCGCTCGCGTGCCGGGCGCAAGGCGGAGGCTGGGAAGCCGGGTGCGGCGACGATGAAGGCACAGCCTCCGGCGCCGGTCGTGAGCAAGAGTGTGCCGACGGGGATACTCATCTGGATGGTGACGGCGGTGGTGGTGTTGGGCGGGATCGAGGCGGGCACGCGTGCCTGGTATGCGCGGGGCAAGGCGCGGTGGCGCACGACGGTGCCGCAATGGACGGTGCGTTTTCCGGAGGCGAATCCGACGTTGCGGCACGTGCCTTTAGGCGAGAGCGCGCGGGAGATGCTGCGGCCGGACGTGTTTGCATCGGCGTCGTGGCGCGAACGCGATCAAGCGGAGCGCAGCGCAAATTATATCGTGTGGCGCACGGGTCAGGTGGCGCGCTCGGCGCCATTTTTGCATAACCCGACGATTTGCCTGCCTTACTCCGGTTGTGAGTTGGAAGAGGAATTGGGCGTGATCAACGTGTCGTGGGCGCACGGTGAAATCCCGTTTCATACGTATATTTTCCGGCGCATGGACGATACTCTGCTGGTGGCGTTCGCGTTGTGGGATCCGGGGCGGGGCGGGCCGCTGCAAAGCCGCGGCGGGGGCTGGATGGGGTGGTGGCGCGACCAATGGCGCGATGTGCGGGAGGCCCGCCAGGATCAACCGGCGCAGCTTTTTTCCTACGCGATCGCCGGCCGCGGCGGTCGGGACAGGCTGGCCAAGGATTTGAGCGCACTCATTCGGCCGGTGGAGTGA
- a CDS encoding lytic transglycosylase domain-containing protein, producing MRLAPSLFPLVLLVVPLAFAEPQPEPAPASTAPASSSSTPAAPPAETSAQNPVTPDDLYDIGQSLFEQFAPADIKEQYAFPSKAQWDGFVGNLEHALESDSLADLARYEPQTLHALAALRTSPDGPEYTDWLKERLDYIQAAKELSDTATTPAAPSPSAEPAPTPPTATAPASPTTPPAPSSTAATQPAVPHYDLWLKRVQNRPAPADAEELMPRLRAAFLAEGVPPELAWLAEVESTLNPAACSPAGARGLFQMMPATAKHLGLSTFLPDERTDPEKSAHAAARYLKTLHARFGTWPLALAAYNAGEGRVARALAAQHGDTFAQIAAQLPAETRMYVPKVCALVAIRTGTPANELPPPRA from the coding sequence ATGCGTCTCGCCCCTTCACTTTTCCCACTCGTGCTTCTTGTCGTGCCGCTCGCCTTCGCCGAGCCGCAGCCGGAGCCCGCGCCCGCGTCCACCGCCCCGGCATCCTCGTCGTCCACCCCCGCCGCCCCGCCCGCGGAAACGTCCGCCCAGAACCCCGTGACCCCCGACGATCTCTACGACATCGGCCAGTCCCTCTTCGAACAATTCGCTCCGGCCGACATCAAGGAACAATACGCGTTTCCCTCGAAGGCGCAGTGGGACGGCTTTGTCGGCAATCTCGAACACGCCCTCGAGTCCGACAGCCTCGCCGATCTCGCGCGCTACGAGCCCCAAACGCTGCACGCCCTCGCCGCCCTCCGCACCTCACCCGACGGCCCGGAATACACCGACTGGCTCAAGGAACGCCTCGATTACATCCAGGCCGCGAAGGAACTCAGCGATACCGCCACCACTCCCGCCGCCCCCTCGCCCTCCGCCGAGCCAGCACCCACCCCGCCCACCGCCACAGCGCCCGCCTCCCCGACAACTCCGCCCGCGCCGTCTTCCACCGCCGCCACTCAACCAGCCGTGCCGCACTACGACCTGTGGTTGAAACGCGTGCAAAACCGTCCCGCGCCCGCCGACGCCGAGGAACTCATGCCGCGCCTGCGCGCTGCGTTTCTCGCTGAAGGTGTGCCGCCCGAGCTCGCCTGGCTCGCCGAAGTCGAGTCCACGCTCAACCCCGCCGCCTGCAGTCCCGCCGGCGCCCGCGGGTTGTTTCAAATGATGCCCGCCACCGCGAAGCACCTCGGCCTCAGCACCTTTCTCCCCGACGAACGCACCGACCCCGAAAAATCCGCCCACGCCGCCGCGCGTTATCTCAAAACGCTGCACGCCCGCTTCGGCACCTGGCCCCTCGCCCTCGCCGCCTACAACGCCGGCGAAGGCCGCGTCGCCCGCGCCCTCGCCGCGCAACACGGCGACACCTTCGCGCAAATCGCCGCCCAGCTTCCCGCCGAAACGCGCATGTATGTGCCCAAAGTTTGCGCGCTCGTCGCCATCCGCACCGGCACGCCCGCCAACGAGCTCCCGCCTCCTCGCGCCTGA
- a CDS encoding MiaB/RimO family radical SAM methylthiotransferase: MNRVHIKTYGCQMNERDSDAVAAMLRARGYRIVADENECDILLLNTCSVRDAAEQKAIGKAGYLQRRKKKQPDFVLGILGCMAQNRGASLLDQLPDVDLIIGTQKFHQVPGYLDNLRAAREAGLPVGASIVDIGEEAGSQNTIKDHLLPEANTSGGAANGEGGGGEGDVESERQVSAFVSIQQGCNMDCAFCIVPKTRGDERSRPMDDIVAECRMLAARGVREITLLGQIVTSYGRRDYVHTGGVTPFVQLLERVHAIDGIERIRFTSPHPRGFKDDLVAAYGRLPKLCGYVHLPMQSGSNRILRAMNRPYTRERYREIVEALRAVEPGMYFSTDVIVGFPGETEEDFEQTRELFEACDFDMAYVFKYSIRTGTPAADMGDQVADEVKERRNQVLLDVLERNSLRRTQRLIGAVEEVLVEGRDKSGARFTGRTRGNRVCVFDADPRLVGELVPLRIERASVSTLYGELVLAGVG; this comes from the coding sequence TTGAACCGCGTCCATATCAAGACCTATGGTTGCCAGATGAACGAGCGCGACAGCGACGCGGTCGCGGCGATGCTGCGTGCGCGTGGCTATCGGATCGTGGCGGACGAGAACGAGTGCGACATCCTGCTGCTCAACACATGCAGCGTGCGCGATGCCGCGGAGCAAAAGGCGATCGGCAAGGCCGGCTACCTCCAGCGGCGCAAGAAGAAGCAGCCGGACTTCGTCTTGGGGATTCTCGGGTGCATGGCACAGAACCGTGGGGCGTCGCTCCTCGATCAGTTGCCCGACGTGGACCTGATCATCGGGACGCAGAAGTTTCACCAAGTGCCGGGGTATCTCGACAACCTGCGGGCGGCGCGGGAGGCGGGCCTGCCGGTGGGCGCGAGCATCGTCGATATCGGCGAGGAGGCAGGGTCACAAAACACGATCAAAGATCACCTGCTGCCGGAAGCGAACACGAGCGGCGGCGCGGCGAATGGCGAAGGAGGAGGCGGCGAGGGTGACGTTGAGAGTGAGCGACAGGTGAGTGCGTTCGTGTCGATTCAGCAGGGCTGCAACATGGATTGCGCGTTTTGCATCGTGCCGAAGACGCGCGGCGACGAACGTTCGCGGCCGATGGACGACATCGTGGCGGAGTGCCGGATGCTCGCGGCGCGGGGCGTGCGGGAGATCACGTTGCTCGGCCAGATCGTGACGAGTTACGGGCGGCGCGACTACGTGCACACGGGCGGGGTGACGCCGTTTGTGCAACTGCTGGAGCGCGTGCACGCGATCGATGGCATTGAGCGCATCCGGTTTACGTCGCCCCATCCGCGCGGGTTCAAGGACGACTTGGTGGCGGCGTATGGGCGGCTGCCGAAATTGTGCGGCTACGTGCATCTGCCGATGCAGAGCGGCAGCAATCGCATCCTGCGCGCGATGAACCGGCCTTACACGCGGGAGCGTTACCGGGAGATCGTGGAGGCGTTGCGCGCGGTGGAGCCCGGGATGTATTTTTCGACGGATGTGATTGTGGGTTTTCCGGGCGAAACGGAGGAGGATTTCGAGCAGACGCGGGAGCTGTTCGAGGCGTGCGACTTCGACATGGCGTATGTGTTTAAATACTCGATCCGCACCGGCACGCCCGCCGCAGACATGGGCGACCAGGTGGCGGATGAAGTGAAGGAACGCCGCAACCAAGTGCTGCTCGACGTGCTGGAAAGAAATTCCCTGCGGCGCACGCAGCGGCTCATCGGCGCGGTGGAGGAGGTGCTGGTGGAAGGGCGGGACAAAAGTGGCGCGCGCTTCACGGGGCGCACGCGGGGGAATCGCGTGTGTGTGTTCGACGCCGATCCGCGGCTGGTGGGCGAACTCGTGCCGCTGCGGATTGAACGCGCGAGCGTGAGCACGTTGTATGGGGAGCTCGTGCTGGCGGGGGTGGGGTGA
- a CDS encoding peroxiredoxin family protein: MRLSAFVALLIALLPALTRAAEGDIVKLGQIAPTFTATTAQGSHVDLAGSKGQVVLLNFFATWCPPCKTEMPALESQVWAPFQSRGLVMFAIGREHSVAEVAAYKKANHLTFEFLADPDRSIYAKYATEYIPRCYLIGRDGQVKFATIGYEPAEFAQLIAAIDRELGH, from the coding sequence ATGCGCCTCTCTGCATTCGTCGCTCTGCTTATTGCCTTGCTGCCCGCTCTCACCCGCGCCGCCGAAGGCGACATCGTGAAACTCGGCCAGATCGCGCCGACCTTCACCGCCACCACCGCGCAAGGCAGCCACGTCGACCTCGCCGGCAGCAAGGGCCAGGTGGTGTTGCTGAATTTCTTCGCGACGTGGTGCCCACCCTGCAAAACGGAAATGCCCGCCCTCGAGTCGCAAGTCTGGGCGCCCTTTCAAAGTCGCGGCCTCGTGATGTTCGCCATTGGCCGCGAGCATTCCGTCGCCGAAGTCGCCGCCTATAAAAAGGCGAACCATCTCACCTTCGAGTTCCTCGCGGACCCCGATCGCTCCATCTACGCAAAGTATGCGACCGAGTATATTCCCCGCTGCTATCTCATCGGCCGCGACGGCCAGGTAAAATTCGCCACCATCGGCTACGAACCCGCCGAGTTCGCCCAACTCATCGCCGCCATCGACCGCGAACTCGGCCATTGA